In Cupriavidus taiwanensis, the following are encoded in one genomic region:
- a CDS encoding CaiB/BaiF CoA transferase family protein: MQHPQAAMDAMEDAMFDGLTVLDLSQGIAGPYCGLILRQQGARVIKVEPPGGDWSRQMGRIRAGQTAIAVACNVGKESVVLDARSAEGRAAIARLAQRADVVIQNFRPGVAERMGAGYEALAAHNPALVYVSISGYGHAGPLANRPAVDTTMQAYSGLMHLNRDASGQPRRIAFFMVDLATGLYASQQASAALYKAARSGRGRHVRLSLLETSAALQSYLMVDDAMFPDAELSAANAPTGLFEAADGALYLSMLNDAMFLRLATLLGFDDWLADTTLHSSPGRLPRAAELARRVAQALAAQPLAHWEALLTEHDVLFARVGHARDLLQSAQCAQAGVFGRLPLAGIGEVPWANLPGMAGLALPAGRAPGLGEHTGAVLAEFGIGA; encoded by the coding sequence ATGCAACACCCACAAGCGGCCATGGATGCCATGGAGGACGCCATGTTCGACGGCCTGACCGTGCTCGACCTGAGCCAGGGCATTGCCGGCCCGTACTGCGGGCTGATCCTGCGCCAGCAGGGCGCGCGCGTGATCAAGGTGGAACCGCCCGGCGGCGACTGGTCGCGCCAGATGGGGCGCATCCGCGCCGGCCAGACCGCCATCGCGGTGGCCTGCAATGTGGGCAAGGAGAGCGTGGTGCTGGATGCGCGCAGCGCCGAAGGCCGCGCCGCCATCGCGCGGCTGGCGCAGCGGGCCGATGTGGTGATCCAGAACTTCCGGCCCGGCGTGGCCGAGCGCATGGGCGCAGGCTACGAGGCGCTGGCCGCGCACAACCCGGCGCTGGTCTATGTCTCGATCTCGGGCTACGGCCATGCGGGGCCGCTGGCGAACCGGCCCGCGGTCGATACCACCATGCAGGCCTACAGCGGCCTGATGCACCTGAACCGCGACGCCAGCGGCCAGCCGCGCCGCATCGCCTTCTTCATGGTCGACCTGGCCACCGGGCTGTACGCGTCGCAGCAGGCTTCGGCGGCGCTGTACAAGGCCGCGCGCAGCGGCCGCGGCCGGCATGTGCGGCTGTCGCTGCTGGAGACCAGCGCCGCGCTGCAGTCCTACCTGATGGTCGACGACGCCATGTTCCCCGACGCCGAACTGTCTGCGGCCAACGCGCCGACCGGGCTGTTCGAGGCGGCCGATGGCGCGCTCTACCTGAGCATGCTCAACGACGCGATGTTCCTGCGGCTGGCCACGCTGCTGGGCTTCGACGACTGGCTCGCCGATACCACGCTGCACAGCAGCCCCGGCCGGCTGCCGCGCGCGGCGGAACTTGCACGGCGCGTGGCGCAGGCGCTGGCCGCGCAGCCGCTGGCGCACTGGGAGGCGCTGCTGACCGAGCACGATGTGCTGTTCGCGCGCGTCGGCCATGCGCGCGACCTGCTGCAGAGCGCGCAGTGCGCGCAGGCGGGAGTGTTTGGCCGGCTGCCGCTGGCGGGCATCGGCGAGGTCCCTTGGGCCAACCTGCCGGGCATGGCGGGACTTGCGCTGCCGGCGGGGCGTGCGCCGGGGCTGGGCGAGCATACCGGTGCGGTACTGGCGGAGTTCGGCATCGGCGCCTGA
- a CDS encoding LysR family transcriptional regulator, whose product MRFEDLEAFLVVIDQGNLHRAADTLGMTQSGLSKTLARLEGEAGMPLFERTPRGLVPTSVGRTLAAHARRISLAAGDMRNELAEQRAARAGTVRLGAIPYLLPSLLSPLLARFFLSRPLATFSIETHLSARLVAMLQNGEADLILAARPASLPADVAWLPLGPLSMQIVCRSAHPRRDGFRTLADLAGERWVVPASSLYLRQWLEERFTSVGLPPPRVAVESTASPVAFGELLRHSDLLGIMPPRMLRQAEGQGLAAIEAPGMSWQHELAVLWRADGYLSPICQDFRDAVVAWCEEMGL is encoded by the coding sequence ATGCGATTCGAGGATCTAGAAGCCTTCCTGGTCGTGATCGACCAGGGCAACCTGCACCGCGCCGCCGACACCCTGGGCATGACCCAGTCCGGCCTGTCCAAGACGCTGGCGCGGCTGGAGGGCGAAGCCGGCATGCCCTTGTTCGAGCGCACCCCGCGCGGGCTGGTGCCGACCAGCGTGGGCCGCACGCTGGCCGCCCATGCGCGCCGGATCTCGCTGGCCGCGGGCGACATGCGCAACGAGCTGGCCGAGCAGCGCGCCGCGCGCGCGGGCACGGTGCGGCTGGGCGCCATCCCCTACCTGCTGCCGTCGCTGCTGTCTCCGCTGCTGGCGCGCTTCTTCCTGAGCCGGCCGCTGGCGACGTTCTCGATCGAGACCCATCTGAGTGCTCGCCTGGTGGCGATGCTGCAGAACGGCGAGGCCGACCTGATCCTGGCCGCGCGTCCGGCCAGCCTGCCGGCGGACGTGGCCTGGCTGCCGCTCGGCCCGCTCAGCATGCAGATCGTGTGCCGCAGCGCTCATCCGCGCCGCGACGGCTTTCGCACGCTGGCCGACCTGGCGGGCGAGCGCTGGGTGGTGCCGGCCAGTTCGCTGTACCTGCGCCAGTGGCTGGAAGAACGGTTTACCTCGGTCGGGCTGCCGCCGCCGCGCGTGGCGGTGGAAAGCACGGCGTCGCCGGTCGCCTTCGGCGAGTTGCTGCGGCACTCGGACCTGCTCGGCATCATGCCGCCGCGCATGCTGCGCCAGGCCGAGGGCCAGGGGCTGGCCGCGATCGAGGCCCCGGGCATGTCGTGGCAGCATGAGCTGGCGGTGCTGTGGCGCGCCGACGGCTACCTGTCGCCGATCTGCCAGGACTTCCGCGATGCGGTGGTGGCGTGGTGCGAGGAGATGGGGTTGTGA
- a CDS encoding NADPH:quinone oxidoreductase family protein, producing the protein MQADDYLGLVCSRWCHWSELELQRIARKPLAAGQVRIRVRHAGVGFALSLFVSGKYQRKPPLPFTPGTEVAGEIIEVAPDVTRLRPGQRVAAALDWGGIAEEAVATAETVYPVPDGLALAHAAALPITYGTVWAALAWRAALQPGETMLVHGASGALGTAAVQVGSLMGARVIATASTAAKREAALRNGAAHALEPDPAALAAAVKALCPAGGADVVFDPVGGDLFDASLRCAAPGARLLSIGYASGRIPSVPANLLLVKNLTLVGFNYGYYIGWGLTDERRRFAPQVQAMVGEIMQAAASGRLAPPVLQHFALGDWLAAVDTTMSRRAIGKVMLDI; encoded by the coding sequence ATGCAAGCCGATGATTACCTGGGACTGGTCTGCTCGCGCTGGTGCCACTGGAGCGAGCTGGAGCTGCAACGCATCGCGCGCAAGCCGCTGGCCGCCGGCCAGGTGCGCATCCGCGTGCGGCACGCGGGCGTGGGTTTCGCGCTGAGCCTGTTCGTGTCCGGCAAGTACCAGCGCAAGCCGCCGCTGCCGTTCACGCCGGGCACCGAGGTCGCGGGCGAGATCATCGAAGTGGCGCCCGACGTCACGCGGCTGCGCCCGGGCCAGCGCGTGGCGGCGGCGCTGGACTGGGGCGGCATTGCCGAGGAAGCGGTGGCCACCGCCGAGACCGTCTATCCGGTCCCCGACGGACTGGCGCTGGCGCACGCCGCCGCGCTGCCGATCACCTATGGCACGGTCTGGGCCGCGCTGGCGTGGCGCGCCGCGCTGCAGCCGGGCGAGACCATGCTGGTCCACGGCGCCAGCGGCGCGCTCGGCACGGCCGCGGTACAGGTGGGCAGCCTGATGGGCGCGCGCGTGATCGCTACCGCCAGCACCGCGGCCAAGCGCGAGGCGGCGCTGCGCAACGGCGCCGCGCATGCGCTGGAGCCGGACCCGGCCGCGCTGGCGGCCGCGGTCAAGGCACTATGCCCGGCCGGCGGCGCCGACGTGGTGTTCGACCCGGTCGGCGGCGATCTCTTCGACGCCTCGCTGCGCTGCGCGGCGCCGGGCGCGCGGCTGCTGTCGATCGGCTATGCCAGCGGCCGCATCCCGTCGGTGCCGGCCAACCTGCTGCTGGTGAAGAACCTGACGCTGGTCGGCTTCAACTATGGCTACTACATCGGCTGGGGCCTGACCGACGAGCGCCGGCGCTTTGCGCCGCAGGTGCAGGCGATGGTGGGCGAGATCATGCAGGCCGCGGCCAGCGGCAGGCTGGCGCCGCCGGTGCTGCAGCACTTTGCGCTGGGCGACTGGCTGGCCGCGGTCGACACCACCATGTCGCGCCGCGCCATCGGCAAGGTCATGCTGGATATCTGA
- a CDS encoding tripartite tricarboxylate transporter substrate binding protein, whose protein sequence is MASTPRPARGRRAWLAAMLATAAAAALPASAGAETWPARPIQLLIPYPPGGSADLLARPVAAKLQERLGQPVVLEYRPGAGGTIASQALARAKPDGYTLIMVLAAHAINTSLYPRLPYDTRKDFAPVSLVANLPMILAASPSLQAANVKELIAEAKAAPGKLTFASAGNGNTGHLAGELFDSVAGIKMTHVPYKGSAQVVTAMLSGEVQLTFDSISTTLPHVKSGKLRALAVTGSQRAAVAPEVPTLAEAGVPGISITGWYAMLAPAGTPQPVIDRLSTEIATVLRQPELKATLAANGYEPVGSTPAALRTHIDAEINRWSKVVKDSGAQIQ, encoded by the coding sequence ATGGCATCCACACCCCGCCCCGCCCGGGGCCGCCGCGCCTGGCTGGCCGCCATGCTGGCTACCGCAGCTGCGGCCGCCCTGCCCGCCAGCGCCGGCGCCGAGACCTGGCCGGCGCGCCCGATCCAGCTGCTGATCCCCTACCCGCCCGGCGGCAGCGCCGACCTGCTGGCGCGCCCGGTCGCGGCGAAGCTGCAGGAGCGGCTGGGCCAGCCGGTGGTGCTGGAATACCGCCCCGGCGCCGGCGGCACCATCGCCAGCCAGGCGCTGGCGCGCGCCAAGCCCGACGGCTACACGCTGATCATGGTGCTGGCCGCCCATGCCATCAACACCAGCCTCTATCCCCGGCTGCCCTACGACACGCGCAAGGATTTCGCGCCGGTATCGCTGGTGGCCAACCTGCCGATGATCCTGGCGGCCAGCCCGTCGCTGCAGGCCGCCAATGTCAAGGAGCTGATCGCCGAGGCCAAGGCCGCGCCCGGCAAGCTGACCTTTGCCTCGGCCGGCAACGGCAATACCGGCCACCTGGCGGGCGAGCTGTTCGATTCCGTCGCGGGAATCAAGATGACCCACGTGCCGTACAAGGGCAGCGCCCAGGTGGTGACGGCGATGCTGTCGGGCGAGGTCCAGCTGACCTTCGACAGCATCTCGACCACGCTGCCGCATGTGAAGAGCGGCAAGCTGCGCGCGCTCGCCGTCACCGGCAGCCAGCGCGCCGCCGTCGCCCCCGAGGTGCCGACGCTGGCCGAGGCCGGCGTGCCCGGCATCAGCATTACCGGCTGGTACGCGATGCTGGCGCCGGCCGGCACGCCGCAGCCCGTGATCGACCGGCTCAGCACCGAGATTGCCACCGTGCTGCGCCAGCCCGAGCTCAAGGCCACGCTGGCGGCCAACGGCTATGAACCGGTGGGCTCGACGCCCGCCGCGCTGCGCACCCATATCGACGCCGAGATCAACCGCTGGAGCAAGGTGGTGAAGGACTCCGGCGCACAGATCCAGTAA
- a CDS encoding phosphatidate cytidylyltransferase, with protein sequence MNAMPTLHWSRETWLLFGGLFGVLLLASTVTALLRWRVAGGDRHAVIDNLGQRVSAWWWMIGIMGVAFALGRTAVIVLFYLLSFFALREFVTITTTRRGDHRAIVAAFFVFLPLQYVLVYIGWYGMFSILIPVYAFLVLPILAALSSETTRFLERCAGVQWAVMVCVFCISHVPALLTLPIPGFDGRNLLLIAFLVIVVQGSDVLQYVWGKLCGKRKIAPLLSPSKTVEGFVGGVASATALGAALWWITPFSPWQAGAIALVIALMGFLGGLVMSAIKRDRGIKDWGHMIQGHGGMLDRLDSVVFAAPVFFHVTRYWWVP encoded by the coding sequence ATGAACGCCATGCCCACCCTGCATTGGAGCCGCGAAACCTGGCTGCTGTTCGGCGGCCTGTTCGGCGTGCTGCTGCTGGCCTCCACCGTGACCGCGCTGCTGCGCTGGCGCGTCGCGGGCGGCGACCGGCACGCGGTGATCGACAACCTGGGGCAGCGCGTGTCGGCCTGGTGGTGGATGATCGGCATCATGGGTGTCGCCTTCGCGCTGGGGCGCACCGCGGTGATCGTGCTGTTCTATCTGCTGTCGTTCTTCGCGCTGCGCGAGTTCGTCACCATCACCACCACGCGGCGCGGCGACCATCGCGCCATCGTCGCCGCGTTCTTCGTGTTCCTGCCGCTGCAGTACGTGCTGGTCTATATCGGCTGGTACGGCATGTTCTCGATCCTGATCCCGGTCTATGCCTTCCTGGTGCTGCCGATCCTGGCGGCGCTGTCGTCCGAGACCACGCGCTTCCTGGAGCGCTGCGCCGGGGTGCAGTGGGCGGTGATGGTGTGCGTGTTCTGCATCTCGCACGTGCCGGCGCTGCTGACGCTGCCGATCCCGGGCTTCGACGGCCGCAACCTGCTGCTGATCGCCTTCCTGGTGATCGTGGTGCAGGGCAGCGACGTGCTGCAGTACGTGTGGGGCAAGCTGTGCGGCAAGCGCAAGATCGCGCCGCTGCTGTCGCCGTCCAAGACCGTCGAGGGCTTTGTCGGCGGGGTCGCCAGCGCCACCGCGCTGGGCGCGGCGCTGTGGTGGATCACGCCGTTCTCGCCGTGGCAGGCCGGCGCGATCGCGCTGGTGATCGCGCTGATGGGGTTCCTGGGCGGGCTGGTGATGTCGGCGATCAAGCGCGACCGCGGGATCAAGGACTGGGGTCACATGATCCAGGGCCACGGCGGCATGCTCGACCGGCTCGATTCGGTGGTGTTCGCCGCGCCGGTGTTCTTCCACGTCACGCGCTACTGGTGGGTGCCCTGA
- a CDS encoding tripartite tricarboxylate transporter substrate binding protein encodes MPYRSAWLRAAMATMLLAAIPTVMPAAAAAADAAPAEPYPSRPLTIVVPSVAGNVNDAVARLIGQELTKSWGQPVIVDNKPGAGTTTGTKYVARAAKDGYTALLTFTAHVQNPSLYRGIGYDPIADFTPVSEVAISSTILAVSPDFPARTLPDVVALLKANPGKYPYGSYGAGTTGHILGELLKREAGVQMEHVAYKGGAPLATDLAAGHVKLGFIAVGTAMPLLQGGKLVPVAIAGAERSALLPKVPTFREAGYQGFEPDAWMGLLFPAGVPRARVDALSREVARIVRLPEIAKKMQDLNLMPVGGTPEAFATVMKHDRDKWSRIIRDVGITLE; translated from the coding sequence ATGCCATACCGTTCCGCATGGCTGCGCGCAGCCATGGCCACGATGTTGCTGGCCGCCATTCCCACCGTCATGCCGGCTGCCGCAGCCGCAGCCGACGCCGCCCCTGCCGAGCCCTATCCGTCGCGCCCGCTGACCATCGTGGTGCCGTCGGTGGCGGGCAACGTCAACGACGCCGTGGCGCGGCTGATCGGGCAGGAGCTGACCAAAAGCTGGGGCCAGCCGGTGATCGTCGACAACAAGCCCGGCGCGGGCACCACCACCGGCACCAAGTACGTCGCCAGGGCCGCGAAAGACGGCTATACCGCGCTGCTGACCTTTACCGCGCACGTGCAGAACCCGTCGCTGTACCGCGGCATCGGCTATGACCCGATCGCGGATTTCACGCCGGTCAGCGAGGTGGCGATCTCGTCCACCATCCTCGCGGTGTCGCCGGACTTCCCGGCGCGCACGCTGCCCGACGTGGTGGCGCTGCTCAAGGCCAATCCCGGCAAGTACCCGTATGGCTCCTACGGCGCCGGCACCACCGGGCATATCCTGGGCGAGCTGCTCAAGCGCGAGGCCGGCGTGCAGATGGAACACGTCGCCTACAAAGGCGGCGCGCCGCTGGCCACCGACCTGGCCGCCGGCCACGTGAAGCTCGGCTTTATCGCCGTGGGCACGGCGATGCCGCTGCTGCAGGGCGGCAAGCTGGTGCCGGTGGCGATCGCCGGCGCGGAGCGCTCGGCGCTGCTGCCCAAGGTGCCGACCTTCCGCGAGGCCGGCTACCAGGGCTTCGAGCCCGATGCGTGGATGGGGCTGCTGTTCCCGGCCGGCGTGCCGCGGGCGCGGGTCGACGCGCTGTCGCGCGAGGTGGCGCGGATCGTGCGCCTGCCGGAGATCGCGAAGAAAATGCAGGACCTGAACCTGATGCCGGTGGGCGGCACGCCGGAGGCGTTCGCCACGGTGATGAAGCACGACCGCGACAAATGGAGCCGCATCATCCGCGATGTCGGCATCACGCTCGAATGA
- a CDS encoding phosphatase PAP2/dual specificity phosphatase family protein, whose product MSTAATQAGAALQPRRPWGLACLLLALAGAFFFSSYGFANWLASQRAEVPSFHYAWERGIPFLPWTIVPYWSIDLLYGVSFFLWRSRAALVTHVKRLVLAQLVSVACFIAFPLRFSFARPAADGLPGQLFTLLAGFDLPFNQAPSLHISLLVILRVAFAAHLRGGWRWLLHGWFALIGASVLTTWQHHLIDVPTGALVGWLCVYLLPMQRPAAGVAEARTRQLSHRYGVGALVALLCAVLALGASVTLAFLLLWAALALACVARIYALAAPAWFQKDSDGAMAPAARWVLAPYLLGAFVNSRWWTRRAPQASAIAPGVWVGRFPTRADLRALDADAVLDLSAELPRSAKGPGLAYRCVPVLDLTVPTPQQIGQAVAQLVAWQRQGRRVLVSCALGYSRSALVAAAWLARRQGVRDAGTALAALRQHRPAVVLGREHADALQRFLDRGATQEPGDGR is encoded by the coding sequence ATGAGCACGGCGGCGACGCAGGCGGGCGCGGCGCTGCAGCCGCGGCGGCCGTGGGGGCTGGCGTGCCTGCTGCTGGCGCTGGCGGGCGCGTTCTTCTTCTCCAGCTATGGCTTTGCCAACTGGCTGGCGAGCCAGCGCGCCGAGGTGCCGTCGTTCCACTACGCATGGGAGCGCGGCATTCCGTTCCTGCCGTGGACCATCGTGCCGTACTGGTCGATCGACCTGCTGTACGGCGTCTCGTTCTTCCTGTGGCGCTCGCGCGCGGCGCTGGTCACGCACGTCAAGCGGCTGGTGCTGGCGCAACTGGTGTCGGTGGCGTGCTTTATCGCGTTCCCGCTGCGCTTCAGCTTTGCGCGGCCCGCCGCCGACGGCCTGCCGGGCCAGCTGTTCACGCTGCTGGCCGGCTTCGACCTGCCGTTCAACCAGGCGCCGTCGCTGCATATCAGCCTGCTGGTGATCCTGAGGGTGGCCTTCGCCGCGCACCTGCGCGGCGGCTGGCGCTGGCTGCTGCACGGATGGTTTGCGCTGATCGGGGCCTCGGTGCTGACTACCTGGCAGCATCACCTGATCGATGTGCCCACTGGTGCGCTGGTGGGCTGGCTGTGCGTCTACCTGTTGCCGATGCAGCGACCCGCGGCCGGCGTGGCCGAGGCACGCACGCGGCAACTGTCGCACCGCTACGGCGTGGGCGCGCTGGTGGCGCTGCTGTGCGCGGTGCTGGCGCTGGGCGCATCGGTGACGCTGGCGTTCCTGCTGCTGTGGGCCGCGCTGGCGCTGGCCTGCGTGGCGCGCATCTACGCGCTGGCGGCGCCGGCGTGGTTCCAGAAGGACAGCGACGGCGCGATGGCGCCGGCGGCGCGCTGGGTGCTGGCGCCTTACCTGCTGGGCGCCTTCGTCAATTCTCGCTGGTGGACGCGGCGCGCGCCGCAGGCCAGCGCGATCGCACCGGGCGTCTGGGTGGGCCGCTTCCCGACCCGGGCCGACCTGCGCGCGCTGGACGCCGATGCCGTGCTCGACCTGAGCGCCGAGCTGCCGCGTTCGGCCAAGGGGCCCGGACTGGCGTATCGCTGCGTGCCGGTGCTGGACCTGACCGTGCCGACGCCGCAGCAGATCGGACAGGCCGTGGCCCAGCTCGTTGCGTGGCAGCGGCAGGGACGCCGCGTGCTGGTCAGCTGCGCGCTGGGCTATTCGCGCAGCGCGCTGGTGGCGGCGGCGTGGCTGGCGCGCCGGCAGGGCGTGCGCGACGCGGGCACTGCGCTGGCGGCGCTGCGCCAGCATCGGCCGGCCGTGGTGCTCGGGCGCGAGCATGCCGACGCGCTGCAGCGATTCCTGGACCGTGGCGCGACGCAGGAGCCTGGCGATGGCCGCTGA
- a CDS encoding class I adenylate-forming enzyme family protein: MTQPTPLQRPFTTMSVLVREHAAQRPAQRALMHDERVLDYAGLDAAMDRIAAALARDGVRPGEAIAICAASSIEYAAVYLGAVRAGVVVAPLAPSSTPDSLAGMIADAGARILFADAGVADVLEPVRARLAGTPVVTLDGSESGRPYADWLAPAGTPVTEPEIRPEMPLNIIYSSGTTGTPKGIVQSHGMRWAHVSRGAMTGYGTDAVTLLSTPLYSNTTLASFFPTIGLGGTAILMAKFDAGQYLALAQRHRATHTMLVPVQYQRLLAHPAFDQHDLSAFRHKFCTSAPFSPALKAEVLRRWPGALTELYGMTEGGGGCLLFADQFPHKLHTVGRPATGADVRIIDEAGRELPPGSTGEVVGRSAAMMNGYHNQPEKTAETEWHDAQGQRFIRTGDIGRFDEDGFLVLLDRKKDMIISGGFNIYPSDLEAVVREHPAVSDVSVVGVPSERWGETPVAFVALRADGGASAQEVLAWANERLGKTQRLTAIHQVESLPRSAIGKVLKRELRDRIGAA; this comes from the coding sequence ATGACCCAACCGACTCCGCTCCAACGTCCCTTCACCACCATGTCCGTGCTCGTGCGCGAGCACGCCGCGCAACGCCCGGCGCAGCGCGCGCTGATGCACGACGAGCGCGTGCTCGACTACGCCGGGCTCGACGCCGCGATGGACCGCATTGCCGCGGCGCTGGCGCGCGACGGGGTGCGGCCCGGCGAAGCCATCGCCATCTGCGCCGCGTCGTCGATCGAATACGCCGCGGTGTACCTGGGCGCGGTGCGCGCCGGCGTGGTGGTCGCGCCGCTGGCGCCCTCGTCCACGCCGGACAGCCTGGCCGGCATGATTGCCGACGCCGGCGCGCGCATCCTGTTCGCCGACGCCGGCGTGGCCGACGTGCTCGAGCCGGTGCGCGCCAGGCTGGCCGGCACGCCCGTGGTCACGCTGGACGGCAGCGAGTCGGGCCGGCCGTACGCCGACTGGCTGGCGCCCGCCGGCACGCCGGTGACCGAGCCCGAGATCCGCCCGGAGATGCCGCTCAACATCATCTATTCCTCCGGCACCACCGGCACGCCCAAGGGCATCGTGCAGTCGCACGGCATGCGCTGGGCACACGTGTCGCGCGGCGCGATGACCGGGTACGGCACCGACGCCGTCACGCTGCTCTCTACCCCGCTCTACTCGAACACCACGCTCGCCAGCTTCTTTCCCACCATCGGCCTGGGCGGCACCGCCATCCTGATGGCCAAGTTCGATGCGGGCCAGTACCTGGCGCTGGCGCAGCGGCATCGCGCCACGCATACCATGCTGGTGCCGGTGCAGTACCAGCGGCTGCTGGCGCATCCGGCATTCGACCAGCACGACCTGTCCGCCTTCCGGCACAAGTTCTGCACCAGCGCACCGTTCAGCCCGGCGCTGAAGGCCGAGGTGCTGCGGCGCTGGCCGGGCGCGCTGACCGAGCTCTACGGCATGACCGAAGGCGGCGGCGGCTGCCTGCTGTTCGCCGACCAGTTCCCGCACAAGCTGCACACCGTCGGGCGCCCCGCCACCGGCGCCGACGTGCGCATCATCGACGAGGCCGGCCGCGAGCTGCCGCCCGGCAGCACCGGCGAAGTGGTGGGCCGCTCGGCGGCGATGATGAACGGCTACCACAACCAGCCCGAAAAAACCGCCGAGACCGAATGGCACGACGCGCAGGGCCAGCGTTTTATCCGCACCGGCGATATCGGCCGCTTCGACGAAGACGGCTTCCTGGTGCTGCTGGACCGCAAGAAGGACATGATCATCTCGGGCGGCTTCAACATCTACCCGAGCGACCTGGAGGCGGTGGTGCGCGAGCACCCGGCGGTATCCGACGTCTCGGTGGTCGGCGTGCCGTCGGAGCGCTGGGGCGAAACCCCGGTGGCCTTCGTCGCGCTGCGCGCCGACGGCGGCGCCAGCGCACAGGAGGTGCTGGCGTGGGCCAACGAACGGCTGGGCAAGACCCAGCGGCTGACGGCGATCCACCAGGTGGAGAGCCTGCCGCGCAGCGCCATCGGCAAGGTGCTCAAGCGCGAGCTGCGCGACCGCATCGGCGCGGCCTGA
- a CDS encoding lysophospholipid acyltransferase family protein, whose amino-acid sequence MWLARATARAIIAFARLLTGMRANWQGCIPAAVQRVYFANHSSHGDFVLIWGCLPPDLRTVTRPVAGADYWEKSPLRRFIGRDVFRALLIDRTRSEPGSAPVALMHAGLAAGDSLILFPEGTRNTTDARLLPFKSGIYHLARACPQVEFVPVWIDNLNRVMPKGEVVPVPLLCTVTFGQPLRLAADDSKEAFLARCREGLLALAPELE is encoded by the coding sequence ATGTGGCTTGCCCGCGCGACCGCGCGCGCCATCATCGCCTTCGCCCGGCTGCTGACGGGCATGCGTGCCAACTGGCAGGGCTGCATCCCCGCCGCGGTGCAGCGCGTCTACTTTGCCAACCACAGCAGCCACGGCGATTTCGTGCTGATCTGGGGCTGCCTGCCGCCCGACCTGCGCACGGTCACGCGGCCGGTGGCCGGTGCGGATTACTGGGAGAAATCGCCGCTGCGGCGCTTTATCGGCCGCGACGTGTTCCGCGCGCTGCTGATCGACCGCACCCGCAGCGAGCCCGGCAGCGCCCCGGTCGCGCTGATGCACGCCGGGCTGGCGGCGGGCGACTCGCTGATCCTGTTTCCCGAAGGCACGCGCAACACCACCGACGCGCGCCTGCTGCCGTTCAAGAGCGGCATCTACCACCTGGCGCGGGCCTGCCCGCAGGTGGAGTTCGTGCCGGTGTGGATCGACAACCTCAACCGTGTGATGCCCAAGGGCGAAGTGGTGCCGGTGCCGCTGCTGTGCACCGTGACCTTCGGCCAGCCGCTGCGGCTGGCCGCCGACGACAGCAAGGAAGCGTTCCTTGCGCGCTGCCGCGAGGGCCTGCTCGCACTTGCCCCGGAACTGGAATGA